In the genome of Desulfuromonadales bacterium, the window TACGGCATCAAGGCGAGGATTGCCGGCCTGGGTCTCCATGCCTCCGGCTTTGATGCGGAAGGCGTCGGACTTCTGCTGGGGCCTGGTGTCGACACAGTTCTTGGTCTTCCGGTGTTTGAAGCCGGAGAAGAAGTCGACAGCGAAGGTTATCTTCTGCAGGCTTCCTACATCATCGGCAACGCGAGGGTTGTCGGCTCCTATGGCAAGAACGAGCTCGAGGCCATAGCGGAGTGGGAAAACGAAACCATCACCGGGGCTGTTTTTTACGCCGTCAACGACTATCTCAGCCTTGTTGCCGAATACAACATCAATGAAATCGCCATCGGCAACCTCGAAGAGGAAACCCGCACCATCGCCTTGGGTGGGATAGTTAACTTCTGATCGATAGGCAAAAAGCCGTCAGTGACGATAAGCGTCTGACGGCTCATCAGGGAACAAAGTCAAGTCCGCCCCTGTCGAAAACGATCTTTCCCATGCCGCCAACGAAACCGGCCGGGAGGGGATAAAAACTAAAAGGAGAAAGCTCATGACCTTAGCTCTTCTGGTTTTGATCAGCATCATGTGGGTTCCGGTCGGCCTGTTCTTCCTCGGCTATGGCGAAGCCAAAACGACCGGTTTTGTCAGCACGGTGGTGGGCATCCTCGTTGTCCTGGGGGCGACTCTTCAGGCGGCAGTTTTTACCGACCCCTTTACTGCCGGACTGCTCTTCGTATTCGGCGTTCTGTATCTGCAGACTGGCCATGCCCTGATGACGGGGGTGACCGATCTGCGTACCATCGGCAATGGCGCCCTGCTCGTCGGCATCGTCTGTGCCGTTTATGCATTTCTCTTTGCCACCGGTGGCGGCGTGAAGGCCGATGGGTCGACTATTATCGGCGTAACTCCCTATCTGGCATTCATGAACCTTACCTTCGTCGTTATCTGCTTTACTGTTACCGGCGTAACTTACGGCAAGGTCAACCCGAAGGTTGCGGCGGTGATGTTTCTTGTCCTGACTTTCACCTGCCTGCTGGTCCCGGCCTTCAGCCTGATGGGATACGGCACTCTGCCGTTTTAAGCGCAAAGATTTGCAGAGAGCACCCTTTTTCGGTGTCTGAAAATCAGTCAGAAAAATTCCGCCGCACCGGTTGAGGGACCGGGATGCGGAAGCTGCGAGCCTCCATGCTCACTCCTTGCGGTCGGGGGAAACTTGACGTTTCCCCCTTTTTTTCCGCAGCAGTGACCTGCAGCTGAGCACGCAAAAGAACCGATGGGTTGAGATTTCTGAAGCAACTGCGGCAGGAAGAGCTGATTGGCGAAGAAGAGTGCCGGGAGAAGAAGGGGGGAAATATTCGAAGGGCTCTAGTGTCCCGATTGGTTGATTCCTTCCATT includes:
- a CDS encoding transporter; protein product: MTLALLVLISIMWVPVGLFFLGYGEAKTTGFVSTVVGILVVLGATLQAAVFTDPFTAGLLFVFGVLYLQTGHALMTGVTDLRTIGNGALLVGIVCAVYAFLFATGGGVKADGSTIIGVTPYLAFMNLTFVVICFTVTGVTYGKVNPKVAAVMFLVLTFTCLLVPAFSLMGYGTLPF